Proteins from one Victivallis lenta genomic window:
- a CDS encoding KH domain-containing protein, with protein MLKALLNFLTGNGSAAKSAETGNGKTGSQASGGSLHDLEGFVSYVVCALVDNPGDVSIRTEETEEGCSIQISCRKEDIGKIVGKRGKTIMAIRSLVSGAAGRQRKRVSVEVLD; from the coding sequence ATGCTTAAGGCATTATTGAACTTTCTGACCGGGAACGGGTCCGCCGCGAAAAGCGCGGAGACCGGGAACGGAAAGACCGGAAGCCAGGCTTCCGGCGGAAGTCTGCATGATTTGGAGGGGTTCGTCAGCTACGTGGTTTGCGCGCTGGTTGACAACCCCGGCGACGTGAGCATCCGCACCGAAGAGACGGAAGAGGGGTGCTCGATCCAGATCAGCTGCAGGAAAGAGGATATCGGTAAGATCGTGGGCAAGCGCGGCAAGACCATCATGGCGATTCGTTCGCTGGTCTCCGGCGCGGCCGGCCGTCAACGCAAGCGCGTTTCGGTCGAAGTCCTCGACTGA
- the trmD gene encoding tRNA (guanosine(37)-N1)-methyltransferase TrmD, which produces MRIDIVTLFPEIFPGPLGESIIGRAAARKLVRINAVDLRNYTDDARGTVDDKPYGGGPGMLMKVEPLVKAVEDLRKPGSMVILTSPRGERFSQKAARELAKKEHLIMIAGHYEGVDERAIELAVDREYSLGDFVLTSGNLAAMVMADAVVRLLPGVLGSDESSVDESHSSGLLEYPQYTRPPEFRGRMVPEVLLSGDHGRVDAWRQAQSERLTRERRPDLWEHYLKTMEAGSK; this is translated from the coding sequence ATGCGAATCGATATCGTGACGCTGTTCCCGGAAATTTTTCCGGGGCCGCTCGGCGAGAGCATCATCGGGCGGGCCGCGGCCAGGAAGCTGGTCCGGATCAACGCAGTCGATTTGCGGAACTATACCGACGATGCGCGCGGCACGGTGGATGACAAGCCGTACGGCGGCGGGCCGGGCATGCTGATGAAGGTCGAACCGCTGGTCAAAGCGGTCGAGGACCTGAGAAAGCCCGGCAGTATGGTGATCCTGACGTCCCCGAGGGGAGAGCGGTTTTCTCAGAAAGCCGCCCGGGAGCTGGCGAAAAAAGAGCATCTGATCATGATCGCCGGCCACTACGAGGGCGTTGACGAACGGGCGATTGAGCTCGCCGTCGACCGTGAATATTCGCTGGGGGATTTTGTCCTGACCAGCGGGAATCTCGCGGCGATGGTGATGGCCGACGCGGTTGTCCGGCTGCTGCCGGGCGTGCTCGGCAGCGATGAATCGAGCGTCGACGAATCACATTCGTCGGGTCTGCTCGAATACCCGCAATACACGCGGCCTCCGGAATTCCGGGGGCGGATGGTGCCGGAGGTACTGCTTTCCGGCGATCACGGGCGGGTGGATGCCTGGCGGCAGGCTCAATCGGAACGGCTGACCCGGGAACGGAGGCCGGACTTATGGGAACATTATTTGAAAACAATGGAGGCAGGTTCAAAATGA
- the rplS gene encoding 50S ribosomal protein L19, with product MNILDKIRNEQVKPERHEFNIGDTIKISVKIVEGGNERIQQFQGTVIARRGQGIEETFTVRRVQAGEGVERVFPINSPRIAKIEVIRRGDVRRAKLYYLRDKIGKAARVKELRTK from the coding sequence ATGAACATACTCGACAAGATTCGTAACGAGCAAGTGAAGCCCGAGCGTCACGAGTTCAACATCGGCGACACGATCAAGATTTCGGTCAAGATCGTCGAAGGCGGCAACGAGCGTATCCAGCAGTTCCAGGGGACCGTGATCGCGCGTCGCGGCCAGGGAATCGAAGAGACTTTCACCGTCCGCCGGGTTCAGGCCGGCGAAGGCGTCGAACGCGTCTTCCCGATCAACAGCCCCCGCATCGCGAAGATCGAAGTGATCCGCCGCGGCGATGTCCGTCGCGCGAAGCTCTACTATCTGCGCGACAAGATCGGCAAGGCCGCCCGCGTCAAGGAACTCCGCACGAAGTAA
- a CDS encoding ribonuclease HII, which yields MDGFLTETDELLRLERECRAEGFCFVAGVDEVGRGPLAGPVVAAAVVFPRGAALPPVNDSKQLTELERETLRDAIYAVPGIQIGIGEIDVETIDRMNILNATHLAMQRAVEQLKQADFILVDGRPVKGLPLPSRAIVKGDAKSASIAAASIVAKVYRDRLMVKLDAEYPGYGFASHKGYGTAMHLEALKRLGVTPVHRRSFRPVREIIDPPPEQPTLF from the coding sequence TTGGACGGGTTTCTGACCGAAACTGACGAACTCCTCCGCCTGGAACGAGAATGCCGGGCGGAGGGGTTTTGTTTTGTCGCCGGTGTCGATGAGGTCGGCCGCGGTCCTCTGGCCGGTCCGGTGGTGGCCGCCGCCGTTGTATTTCCTCGCGGCGCGGCGCTGCCTCCGGTCAACGACTCCAAGCAGCTGACCGAGCTTGAGCGCGAGACGTTGCGCGATGCGATTTACGCGGTTCCCGGGATTCAGATCGGAATCGGAGAGATCGATGTCGAAACGATCGACCGGATGAATATTCTGAACGCGACCCATCTGGCGATGCAGCGCGCGGTGGAGCAGCTGAAACAGGCGGATTTCATTCTGGTGGACGGGCGCCCGGTCAAAGGCCTTCCCCTGCCGTCCCGCGCCATCGTGAAGGGAGACGCAAAATCGGCCAGCATCGCGGCGGCCAGCATTGTCGCAAAGGTGTATCGCGACCGCCTGATGGTGAAGCTCGACGCGGAGTATCCGGGCTACGGCTTCGCCTCGCACAAGGGATACGGCACCGCCATGCACCTGGAGGCGCTGAAGCGGCTCGGAGTCACGCCGGTCCACCGCAGAAGCTTCCGGCCGGTCCGGGAAATCATCGATCCGCCCCCCGAGCAGCCGACGCTGTTCTGA